Proteins from a genomic interval of bacterium:
- a CDS encoding ABC transporter permease: MSRPAVAVATLGATGGLPAQHPARRRRVPWSIVAACGFVGGLVLIATAAPYLAPHNPERGSLRARLEAPTLQGADGEAHLLGTDHLGRDVLSRIIYGTRVSLTVGFAAVAIGGLVGGSLGLMVGFYGGWVDEVVMTVADAQLAFPFILLAIGIIAVLGPSFRNLIIVVGLSGWVTYTRVLRSQVLSLRRREFVDAIIALGGSVPRIIVRHILPNVASTFMVIATLELARAIVLEATLSFLGLGIQPPTPSWGGMIQEGREYLDSAWWISVCPGLVLMLTSVVVSRTGDWLRDVLDPTLRGG; this comes from the coding sequence GTGAGCCGGCCCGCGGTGGCCGTGGCCACGCTCGGCGCGACCGGGGGGCTGCCAGCGCAGCACCCGGCGCGGCGCCGGCGCGTCCCTTGGTCGATCGTGGCCGCGTGCGGTTTCGTCGGTGGTCTCGTCTTGATCGCGACGGCGGCGCCGTACCTGGCGCCTCACAATCCCGAACGCGGTTCGCTGCGGGCCCGGCTCGAGGCGCCGACGCTGCAGGGTGCCGACGGCGAGGCCCACCTGTTGGGGACAGACCACCTGGGCCGCGACGTCCTCTCACGGATCATCTACGGCACCCGCGTCTCGCTCACGGTGGGCTTTGCCGCGGTTGCCATCGGGGGACTGGTGGGCGGGTCGCTCGGGCTCATGGTGGGCTTCTACGGCGGCTGGGTCGACGAGGTGGTCATGACAGTAGCCGACGCGCAACTGGCGTTCCCGTTCATTCTCCTCGCCATCGGGATCATCGCGGTGCTCGGGCCCTCGTTCCGGAATCTCATCATCGTGGTGGGTCTGTCGGGGTGGGTGACGTACACGCGTGTGCTGCGTTCCCAGGTGCTGTCGCTCCGCCGCCGCGAGTTCGTCGACGCGATCATCGCGCTCGGGGGCTCGGTTCCGCGCATCATCGTCCGGCACATCCTACCCAACGTCGCCTCGACCTTCATGGTGATCGCGACGCTCGAGCTCGCCCGGGCCATCGTGCTCGAGGCCACGCTGTCTTTCCTGGGGCTGGGGATCCAGCCGCCGACCCCGTCTTGGGGTGGGATGATCCAGGAGGGGCGTGAGTATCTCGACAGCGCATGGTGGATCTCGGTCTGTCCGGGGCTGGTTCTGATGCTCACCTCGGTCGTGGTGAGCCGGACCGGCGACTGGCTGCGGGACGTCCTGGATCCAACCCTCCGGGGCGGGTAG
- a CDS encoding ABC transporter permease, with protein MHGLGAFLAYRLLRAFVALWLVSTVVFVVMRLSGDPVPLLLPPDAPTVEITRVRHELGLDRPLAVQYAVFIGNVLHGDFGRSIHFRQPAMAVAFAYLPATFELGLAAFLIAVVVAFPIGVFSAVRRNSPLDHAAMGVALVGQSAPTFFLGILLILGFSLWLNLFPTSGRGDWRYLVLPALTLGAFAMASIARITRSAVLEVQRADYIRTARAKGMGEFMVIAKHTLKNAALPILTITGLQFGTLLGGAVVTETVFSWPGMGRLAIQSIYNRDYPVVQSTVFIAAVLFIFINLALDALYGVLDPRARAARS; from the coding sequence ATGCACGGCCTCGGTGCCTTCCTGGCGTATCGGCTGCTCCGTGCGTTCGTAGCGCTGTGGTTGGTCTCGACGGTCGTCTTCGTGGTGATGCGGCTGTCGGGCGACCCGGTCCCGCTCCTGCTCCCGCCAGACGCCCCGACCGTCGAGATCACGCGCGTGCGCCATGAGCTCGGCCTCGACCGCCCCCTCGCCGTGCAGTACGCCGTGTTCATCGGCAACGTCCTCCACGGCGACTTCGGGCGCTCTATCCACTTCCGGCAGCCGGCGATGGCGGTGGCGTTCGCCTACCTGCCGGCGACATTCGAGCTCGGCCTCGCCGCGTTCCTGATTGCCGTCGTGGTTGCGTTCCCGATTGGCGTCTTCTCGGCGGTTCGCCGGAACTCGCCGCTCGATCACGCCGCCATGGGGGTGGCGCTGGTCGGCCAGTCGGCCCCGACGTTCTTCCTCGGGATCCTGCTCATCCTGGGGTTTTCGCTCTGGCTCAACCTGTTCCCGACTTCAGGGCGTGGGGACTGGCGGTACCTGGTCCTGCCGGCCCTGACCCTCGGGGCCTTTGCTATGGCCTCGATCGCCCGCATCACGCGCTCGGCCGTGCTGGAGGTTCAGCGCGCCGACTACATCCGGACGGCGCGGGCCAAGGGCATGGGGGAATTCATGGTGATCGCCAAGCACACGCTCAAGAACGCCGCCCTGCCTATCCTCACCATCACGGGCCTGCAATTCGGGACCCTGCTCGGGGGCGCAGTAGTGACCGAGACGGTCTTCTCGTGGCCGGGGATGGGACGGCTGGCCATCCAGTCCATCTACAACCGCGACTACCCGGTCGTACAGTCCACCGTGTTCATCGCGGCGGTGCTGTTCATTTTCATCAACCTCGCGCTCGACGCGCTCTACGGCGTGCTCGATCCCCGAGCCCGGGCGGCGCGTTCGTGA